From a single Halodesulfovibrio marinisediminis DSM 17456 genomic region:
- a CDS encoding FapA family protein: MTYYLRHYFDPFFNHTKLSPAAASGGRVDHHCLGYVQNVIAGQVLAEFVPTPENTESLDPQFIFDSPVLPAGPNTMVNPENSHQLLAEKNGYVFYHEDLISVKKLLNIHGDVNYSTGNVIYVNDLCVHGTVRTGFELLARNILAKGTVEGATIRALAAFTAEKGIKGAKSCVIDAGSNIRAGFCENSELHAGNDIYIEGSSLHTDMSLNGTLVVKERLQGGKVYANNMVYVGEQLGGGINTPTSIIMGYPPALMRKLGSIEEKISAVDEKIKQLLKISAKSDLHRSENRAKLEFEEKRMGSLRREQRRIMNLMKKNANSELCRVIVPGTIRPGVEISIGGHYTKINDYLENVAVSLRDGELRFNSPAIIKK; this comes from the coding sequence ATGACTTACTATTTACGCCACTACTTCGACCCCTTTTTCAACCACACAAAGCTCTCACCAGCTGCCGCTTCCGGCGGTCGTGTTGATCACCACTGCCTTGGTTACGTGCAGAACGTTATCGCTGGTCAAGTTCTCGCTGAATTTGTACCAACTCCGGAAAATACAGAATCTTTAGACCCGCAGTTTATTTTTGACTCACCCGTACTTCCGGCAGGACCGAATACGATGGTTAATCCTGAAAACAGCCACCAGCTCCTTGCCGAAAAAAATGGATATGTCTTTTACCATGAAGACCTTATTTCAGTAAAAAAGCTACTGAATATCCATGGTGATGTTAACTACAGTACCGGAAACGTGATTTACGTAAACGACCTCTGCGTCCACGGAACTGTACGGACAGGATTTGAACTGCTGGCACGCAACATTCTGGCAAAAGGTACTGTAGAAGGTGCAACAATCCGAGCCTTGGCTGCATTCACAGCAGAAAAAGGAATCAAGGGTGCAAAATCCTGTGTTATTGACGCCGGAAGTAATATTCGCGCTGGATTTTGTGAAAACAGCGAACTGCATGCAGGCAACGACATTTATATTGAAGGATCATCCCTCCATACAGACATGTCGTTAAATGGAACGCTTGTCGTCAAAGAGAGACTGCAAGGCGGCAAGGTATACGCTAACAACATGGTATATGTTGGCGAACAGCTTGGTGGCGGCATCAATACCCCTACATCCATCATTATGGGGTACCCCCCTGCTCTAATGAGGAAACTTGGGAGCATTGAGGAAAAAATTTCAGCAGTTGATGAAAAAATTAAACAGTTATTAAAGATTAGTGCCAAAAGTGACCTCCATCGTAGCGAAAATCGGGCGAAACTCGAATTTGAAGAGAAACGAATGGGCTCATTACGCAGAGAACAACGGCGCATTATGAACTTAATGAAAAAAAACGCTAACTCAGAACTTTGTCGGGTCATTGTGCCGGGTACAATCCGCCCGGGTGTAGAAATTAGTATCGGCGGACACTACACCAAGATTAACGACTATCTGGAAAATGTAGCTGTCAGCTTACGAGACGGTGAACTACGCTTCAACTCCCCAGCAATTATCAAGAAGTAA
- a CDS encoding motility protein A, whose amino-acid sequence MDIATIIGLFGSLALIVGAIAIGGSPAGFIDVPSVLVVFGGTIAVAFIMFPLGTVLGSMKVGMKAFFSKAPDPLDSIDVVINLADRARKESLVALEKANIDNPFLKRGVLLVADGTEESLIRSVMEIDVEIMKKRHRTGQEVFKGMGNMAPAFGMIGTLIGLVRMLQALDDPSAIGPAMAVALLTTFYGAVLANCIFLPLAKKLEERSNEEALNMELMTEGVLSILNGEHPNIVREKLNSFLPPSKRQER is encoded by the coding sequence ATGGATATAGCAACTATAATCGGTTTATTCGGCTCGTTAGCACTCATCGTCGGTGCTATCGCCATTGGTGGGAGTCCCGCAGGGTTTATCGACGTACCTTCAGTACTTGTTGTATTCGGTGGTACCATTGCAGTAGCTTTCATTATGTTCCCCCTTGGCACAGTTCTGGGGTCAATGAAAGTGGGGATGAAGGCTTTTTTCTCCAAGGCGCCTGATCCACTGGATTCTATCGACGTTGTAATTAACCTTGCAGACCGCGCACGCAAGGAAAGCCTTGTCGCACTCGAAAAGGCAAACATTGACAACCCGTTTTTAAAACGCGGCGTTCTCCTTGTTGCGGATGGCACAGAAGAATCACTCATCCGTTCTGTTATGGAAATTGATGTTGAAATTATGAAAAAACGTCACCGCACAGGACAAGAAGTATTCAAAGGCATGGGGAACATGGCTCCTGCCTTCGGTATGATCGGTACCCTTATCGGTCTGGTACGTATGCTTCAGGCTTTGGATGATCCTTCTGCTATTGGCCCTGCTATGGCGGTTGCGCTGCTCACAACCTTCTACGGCGCTGTTCTGGCAAACTGCATTTTCCTTCCCCTTGCTAAAAAGCTTGAGGAACGTTCAAACGAAGAAGCCCTGAACATGGAACTTATGACAGAAGGCGTGCTTTCTATTTTAAATGGCGAACACCCGAACATCGTAAGAGAGAAATTAAACTCCTTCCTCCCGCCGTCAAAACGTCAGGAACGATAG
- a CDS encoding flagellar motor protein MotB, protein MSDSRKRGGDEPPVEEGLPLWMATFADLVTLLLCFFVLLLSFAQQDANKFKTLAGSVKNAFGIQVKRKTANFAAFSPTKFERSDVKLAKEDQMILGLLLEIKSYMLEDPSLQKVATVTADNKGLILRIPVTSFFDSGSASLKSGSEKLLDGAINILKQHTVNMVVRGHTSNTLAQTEAYPTNWELSSARAAALLRAIMSRSDIPASRLKAVGYSDSRPLLPNTTEENKRLNNRMEFYIHRPEDKSW, encoded by the coding sequence ATGTCTGATTCTAGAAAACGCGGTGGGGACGAACCACCAGTAGAAGAAGGGTTACCGCTCTGGATGGCAACCTTTGCCGATCTGGTGACGCTGCTTCTTTGCTTCTTCGTTCTTCTGCTTTCGTTTGCCCAGCAAGACGCTAACAAATTCAAGACGCTTGCAGGCTCAGTTAAAAACGCGTTCGGTATTCAGGTAAAACGTAAGACAGCAAACTTTGCTGCGTTTTCCCCGACAAAATTCGAACGTTCTGATGTAAAGCTTGCGAAAGAAGATCAGATGATTCTTGGCTTGTTGCTCGAAATAAAAAGTTACATGCTGGAAGATCCATCACTGCAAAAAGTTGCAACGGTAACTGCGGATAACAAAGGACTTATTCTCCGCATTCCGGTAACAAGCTTTTTTGATTCCGGTTCTGCTTCGTTGAAATCTGGAAGTGAAAAACTATTAGACGGTGCCATTAACATTTTGAAGCAGCACACCGTAAACATGGTTGTTCGCGGGCATACATCCAATACTCTGGCCCAAACGGAAGCATACCCTACAAACTGGGAACTTTCCTCTGCCCGTGCTGCTGCACTGTTGCGAGCCATTATGTCTCGTTCCGACATTCCGGCTTCACGCTTAAAAGCAGTTGGCTATTCAGATTCGCGTCCGTTATTGCCAAACACTACAGAAGAAAACAAACGGCTTAACAACAGGATGGAATTCTATATCCACCGTCCTGAGGACAAAAGCTGGTAG
- a CDS encoding flagellar hook-length control protein FliK has product MQISPTAYVTKQVKNFSTAGSAGTDFNAIFETVQKNSEKYRASKNQAHKTETQSFHQGVNSIKNLPISSDDFKEIEKTLEKAGVQEDTLKRLKDQVDDQSLTWDSLFGLLKQTAQFDFKPEAGELTPGARNNISSFLQQVGIDPAKTNDILADLQAGKTDQAWSAISDALKNVDETAELSINQGELLALGKGLQLDKNTLAKLKGMVDGANEKMTSTDLKQLAALLDSSLDAQNASGEKLLEKIKQQLNPLIAKAIEGTEKISAGIHATKEEAAAQILRTDQATEKSLGLMTSVNSKDGSTSTTAQSALSSTDTQNGLTTLTAAAVASASGADSTGSDANSLLNSNQNGSGNTWMNFFNNVAVADTSSMGQSTAATMTDFLNQSTALKQTNTTILEQIQSGVFKSLRNGVSQLSLKVNAADLGPVTVLVSTKRGEVAASIRTENPEAAKAVQENIHALRASLEAQGLKVDKIDVQTGAHNHLNDQGWKDAEQHNAQQEAQQRFLAKQQFRQLKNAKQDLINGTALPPQSVHSLNGLYLVA; this is encoded by the coding sequence ATGCAAATTTCGCCTACTGCATATGTAACCAAACAGGTTAAGAATTTTTCGACAGCTGGTTCAGCGGGGACCGACTTTAACGCTATTTTCGAAACCGTTCAAAAAAATAGTGAAAAATACCGTGCCAGCAAAAATCAAGCTCACAAAACTGAAACCCAGTCTTTTCATCAGGGGGTCAATTCAATTAAAAATCTTCCGATTAGTTCAGATGATTTTAAAGAAATTGAAAAGACATTAGAGAAAGCCGGCGTACAGGAAGACACACTCAAGCGTCTTAAGGATCAGGTTGATGACCAGTCCCTTACTTGGGACAGTCTTTTCGGCTTACTCAAACAGACTGCACAGTTTGATTTCAAACCGGAAGCAGGAGAACTTACTCCCGGTGCACGAAATAATATTTCCTCTTTCCTACAGCAGGTCGGGATTGACCCAGCCAAGACTAACGACATTCTTGCTGACCTTCAGGCCGGAAAAACTGATCAGGCTTGGAGTGCCATTTCTGATGCATTAAAAAATGTAGATGAAACAGCAGAACTCTCCATTAATCAAGGAGAACTGCTTGCGCTTGGCAAGGGACTGCAGCTTGACAAAAACACGCTTGCCAAGCTCAAGGGCATGGTTGACGGTGCCAATGAAAAGATGACCAGCACTGACTTAAAACAGCTTGCTGCTCTTCTTGATTCATCTCTTGATGCGCAAAACGCTTCAGGTGAAAAGTTGCTGGAAAAAATTAAACAGCAGCTTAATCCTCTTATTGCAAAAGCTATTGAAGGCACCGAAAAAATTTCAGCAGGCATCCACGCCACCAAGGAAGAAGCTGCTGCGCAGATTTTACGCACAGATCAGGCAACTGAAAAAAGCCTTGGATTGATGACAAGTGTTAACAGTAAAGATGGTTCTACTTCTACAACTGCCCAGTCTGCACTATCTTCTACAGATACTCAGAACGGCCTGACAACACTCACCGCAGCCGCTGTTGCCAGTGCTTCCGGTGCAGACTCAACCGGTTCTGATGCAAACTCCTTGCTAAACAGCAACCAGAACGGTTCCGGCAACACTTGGATGAACTTCTTTAATAATGTTGCTGTAGCAGACACATCCTCTATGGGACAGTCCACCGCAGCAACCATGACAGATTTTCTCAACCAGAGTACAGCACTTAAGCAGACCAACACTACTATTCTGGAACAGATTCAGAGCGGTGTTTTCAAATCACTGCGCAACGGCGTGAGCCAGCTTTCATTAAAAGTTAATGCAGCTGACCTTGGTCCGGTTACAGTACTGGTATCCACTAAACGTGGTGAAGTTGCTGCAAGCATCCGCACTGAAAATCCAGAAGCGGCCAAGGCAGTACAGGAAAACATCCACGCACTTCGTGCCTCTCTGGAAGCACAAGGTCTTAAAGTTGATAAAATTGATGTCCAGACCGGGGCACACAATCATCTTAATGATCAAGGATGGAAAGACGCAGAACAGCACAACGCACAGCAGGAAGCGCAACAACGTTTCCTTGCAAAACAGCAGTTCCGTCAGCTTAAAAATGCTAAACAAGATCTGATTAACGGAACAGCACTCCCGCCACAATCAGTTCATTCACTAAATGGTTTGTATCTTGTTGCCTAG
- a CDS encoding flagellin, translated as MASAKSLGVGQAAGDSVETKENAKKALDNLTIAIRRKDEIRAEIGSTQNRLAATIENVSIQKENLQASESRISDVDVATEMTEFNKVQIMTNAAVSMLAQANSLPKMAQKLLDAR; from the coding sequence ATGGCTTCTGCTAAATCCCTTGGCGTTGGTCAAGCAGCAGGCGACTCCGTTGAAACCAAAGAAAATGCTAAGAAAGCTCTGGATAACCTGACCATCGCGATCCGTCGTAAAGATGAAATCCGTGCAGAAATCGGTTCCACTCAGAACCGCCTTGCCGCAACCATTGAAAACGTATCTATCCAGAAAGAAAACCTGCAGGCTTCTGAATCCCGCATCTCTGACGTAGACGTTGCGACCGAAATGACTGAATTCAACAAAGTTCAGATCATGACCAACGCTGCAGTGTCCATGCTCGCACAGGCTAACTCCCTGCCGAAAATGGCTCAGAAACTCCTTGACGCACGCTAA